One region of Elusimicrobiales bacterium genomic DNA includes:
- the dinD gene encoding DNA damage-inducible protein D — protein sequence MDKELIAKLNKTFEESACEQDGVEYWMARNLQTLLGYSEWRNFCEVIDKAKMACFNSRQDVANHFVEVNKMVSIGSESEREIKDVMLTRYACYLMAQNGDSRKEQIAFAQSYFALQTRRQELLEERIALQERLVARKKLVETETELSKTIYERGVDSQGFGRIRSKGGQALFGGKNTQEMKRKLGVPDKRPLADFLPTITIKAKDFATELTNFNTKKKNLHGENAITQEHVQNNKDVRAVLGKSSIAPERLPPEEDIRKLERRVKSSNQKLIGDARKFPRKDAS from the coding sequence ATGGATAAAGAGCTTATTGCGAAGCTGAACAAAACGTTTGAAGAATCCGCCTGCGAACAAGACGGTGTCGAGTATTGGATGGCCAGGAATCTCCAGACACTTCTGGGCTATTCGGAGTGGCGCAACTTTTGCGAGGTGATAGACAAGGCGAAGATGGCATGCTTCAACTCGCGCCAGGATGTTGCCAACCATTTTGTTGAGGTCAACAAAATGGTCAGCATAGGTTCCGAAAGCGAGCGGGAAATAAAAGATGTCATGCTAACCCGGTATGCCTGCTATCTTATGGCGCAAAACGGGGATTCGCGCAAGGAACAAATTGCATTTGCTCAAAGTTATTTCGCGCTGCAGACCAGAAGGCAGGAATTGCTTGAGGAGCGGATTGCTTTGCAGGAGCGGCTCGTTGCCCGCAAAAAATTGGTTGAAACGGAAACCGAACTTTCAAAAACCATATACGAGCGCGGAGTGGACAGCCAGGGTTTCGGGCGCATTCGCAGCAAGGGGGGCCAGGCATTGTTTGGCGGAAAAAATACACAGGAAATGAAGCGCAAGCTCGGGGTGCCGGACAAGCGTCCGTTAGCCGATTTCCTGCCCACCATCACCATCAAAGCAAAAGATTTTGCCACGGAACTGACCAATTTCAACACCAAGAAGAAGAATTTGCACGGAGAGAATGCCATAACGCAAGAGCATGTTCAGAATAACAAAGATGTAAGAGCGGTTCTTGGAAAAAGCAGTATCGCGCCGGAACGGTTGCCGCCGGAGGAAGATATCCGGAAACTTGAGCGGCGCGTTAAATCAAGCAATCAAAAACTTATCGGGGACGCGAGGAAATTTCCGCGAAAGGATGCGTCCTAA
- a CDS encoding Nif3-like dinuclear metal center hexameric protein gives MAGRDAIVKFADIYLHSAKIPDASLNGLQVEGARGVKKIAFGVSASYEFLRLAAAEGAQMAFVHHGLIWSKPAAIRGTFGGKIRLLLEHDMSLAAYHLPLDMHPETGNNAQIISWFGAANIKPFGDYHGNLIGLCGRLRRPLSTGEAAEILSGRIGGSPAVISRGPEKSRTIAVISGGASSMIEEAHEAGADLYISGDRSETVPEYCREAKMNFISGGHYNTEKAGILAFKEVIAAKFPVKTVFIDVPNPF, from the coding sequence ATGGCGGGCAGGGACGCAATCGTAAAATTCGCGGACATTTATCTGCACTCGGCCAAAATACCGGACGCTTCGCTGAACGGGCTTCAGGTTGAAGGCGCGCGCGGGGTTAAAAAAATCGCGTTCGGCGTCTCGGCCTCTTATGAATTCCTGCGGCTGGCGGCGGCGGAGGGCGCGCAAATGGCTTTTGTCCATCACGGGCTGATATGGAGCAAGCCCGCCGCCATACGCGGAACTTTCGGAGGGAAAATCCGGCTCCTGCTGGAACATGACATGTCCCTTGCCGCCTATCACCTGCCGCTGGACATGCACCCGGAGACCGGCAACAACGCGCAAATCATAAGCTGGTTCGGCGCAGCCAATATAAAGCCTTTCGGCGATTATCACGGAAATCTGATAGGGCTTTGCGGGCGGCTGCGCAGGCCGCTTTCAACCGGCGAGGCGGCGGAAATCCTGAGCGGGCGCATAGGCGGCAGCCCCGCAGTCATCAGCCGCGGGCCCGAAAAATCGCGCACAATCGCCGTCATCAGCGGCGGGGCGTCCTCCATGATAGAGGAGGCGCATGAAGCCGGGGCCGACTTATACATCAGCGGCGACCGCAGCGAAACCGTCCCCGAATACTGCCGCGAGGCGAAAATGAATTTTATTTCCGGCGGGCATTACAACACCGAGAAGGCGGGCATACTTGCGTTCAAAGAAGTGATAGCCGCCAAATTCCCGGTAAAAACCGTCTTTATAGACGTGCCGAATCCGTTTTAG
- the tpiA gene encoding triose-phosphate isomerase encodes MSAATRKPLIAGNWKMHNTIDESAALAKALAGGASADAQTLVAPSFTALNAVARAVKGTGILVAAQDCCWEDKGAFTGAVSPAQIKDAGATHVIIGHSERRAIFGDTDGIVNRKIAAALRHGLVPVFCVGETLEERESGKTEKVLETQLEGGLKGFSAAQLSELVIAYEPVWAIGTGKTATPQQAQDAHLFIRGKVSALLGADFAKKVRILYGGSVKPENIDELMDRPDLDGALVGGASLKADGFLRIMNFRRKP; translated from the coding sequence ATGTCCGCCGCGACAAGAAAACCGCTTATAGCCGGAAACTGGAAAATGCACAACACCATAGACGAATCCGCCGCTTTGGCAAAAGCGCTGGCGGGAGGAGCGAGCGCGGACGCGCAGACTCTGGTCGCGCCCTCTTTCACCGCGCTCAATGCCGTCGCCCGGGCGGTTAAAGGGACCGGCATTCTGGTCGCCGCGCAGGACTGCTGTTGGGAGGACAAGGGCGCTTTCACCGGCGCGGTTTCCCCGGCGCAAATCAAAGACGCGGGGGCGACGCATGTCATAATCGGTCATTCGGAGCGCCGCGCCATTTTCGGCGATACGGACGGAATTGTCAACCGCAAAATCGCCGCCGCGCTGCGGCACGGGCTGGTTCCGGTCTTCTGCGTCGGAGAAACGTTGGAAGAGCGCGAATCGGGCAAAACAGAGAAAGTGCTGGAAACCCAGCTTGAAGGCGGGCTGAAAGGCTTTTCCGCCGCGCAGCTTTCGGAGCTGGTCATCGCCTACGAGCCGGTGTGGGCGATAGGCACCGGCAAAACAGCGACGCCGCAGCAGGCGCAGGACGCGCACCTGTTCATACGCGGGAAGGTTTCGGCGCTGCTGGGCGCGGATTTCGCGAAAAAGGTACGCATACTCTACGGCGGCTCCGTCAAGCCGGAGAACATAGACGAGCTTATGGACCGCCCCGACCTTGACGGCGCGCTTGTGGGCGGCGCCAGCCTCAAAGCCGACGGATTTTTGAGAATTATGAATTTCAGGAGGAAGCCATGA
- a CDS encoding phosphate propanoyltransferase, with protein sequence MTDNAACVGTVAADRGCLSKPIPAGISNRHLHLSKEHFKTLYGADAEPTLYRPITQPGFYACNECFTLETEKGKFENVRMIGPYRPQTQIEISISDAIKLGLKPPVRDSGKLENTPGLKITGPKGSITLLSGVIISKRHIHFSPADAQEFGVKDGQIVSVRCGRGGERELVFGQVLCRVSDKFKLELHVDVEEANSAMIKNGDSIYIEPAR encoded by the coding sequence ATGACCGACAATGCAGCGTGCGTGGGTACCGTAGCGGCGGACAGGGGCTGCCTGTCAAAACCGATTCCGGCGGGGATTTCCAACCGCCATCTGCATCTGAGCAAAGAGCATTTCAAGACGCTCTACGGCGCGGATGCCGAGCCTACTCTTTACCGTCCCATCACCCAGCCCGGGTTTTACGCCTGCAACGAATGCTTCACGCTGGAAACCGAAAAGGGCAAATTTGAAAACGTGCGCATGATAGGCCCCTACCGCCCGCAGACGCAGATAGAAATCAGCATCTCGGACGCGATAAAGCTGGGCCTCAAGCCGCCGGTGCGCGATTCCGGCAAGCTGGAAAACACCCCCGGCCTCAAGATAACCGGCCCCAAGGGAAGCATTACCCTGCTTTCCGGCGTGATAATATCCAAGCGGCACATACATTTCTCTCCGGCGGACGCGCAGGAATTCGGCGTAAAAGACGGGCAGATAGTGTCCGTGCGCTGCGGACGCGGCGGGGAGCGGGAGCTTGTGTTCGGCCAGGTGCTGTGCCGGGTGAGCGACAAGTTCAAGCTGGAACTGCATGTGGACGTGGAGGAGGCCAACTCCGCCATGATTAAAAACGGGGACAGCATTTACATAGAACCGGCGCGCTGA
- a CDS encoding HEAT repeat domain-containing protein — protein MKVCPECQYQNPDNWLKCEVCGRSVADVSAAPEPQERVSSARVRPAWRVAAALAAVGCGVWGYRIAARHFAAKPVQPAPHAAQQPSAQEEEAPEETPAYGGDTVALLRSMSSLKMPGEEEAVMLMRAFSDDVPAVRAQAAATAAEWVLSGASYIPSLPDRLLKAMADRDFLVRAQAARELHRLFSSPKAAAACGLSAAMRDAKFSAPLSGAVAAALSDGYEDVRAAAAALAGDTGGAELKEKLAGLVRSERDIPVAAQAAGSLARLGDGRGVKYLLSLMASGDDGARELAAGMLAGAGDARADGALRKLAGDASTGVRRAAQLSLQHRRREPAVIN, from the coding sequence ATGAAAGTCTGTCCTGAATGCCAGTATCAGAATCCCGACAACTGGCTTAAATGCGAGGTCTGCGGCAGGAGCGTGGCGGATGTTTCCGCCGCGCCGGAGCCGCAGGAGCGGGTTTCCTCCGCGCGGGTCCGGCCCGCATGGCGCGTTGCCGCTGCGCTGGCCGCGGTCGGCTGCGGCGTCTGGGGCTACCGCATTGCCGCGCGGCATTTTGCCGCAAAGCCGGTTCAGCCCGCGCCCCATGCCGCGCAGCAGCCGTCCGCGCAGGAAGAGGAGGCGCCGGAGGAGACTCCGGCCTATGGCGGCGACACCGTCGCGCTTTTACGCTCCATGTCATCACTTAAAATGCCGGGAGAGGAAGAGGCGGTTATGCTGATGCGCGCATTCTCCGACGATGTTCCGGCTGTGCGCGCCCAGGCCGCGGCCACGGCGGCGGAATGGGTGCTGTCGGGAGCAAGCTATATTCCCTCGCTGCCGGACAGGCTGCTTAAAGCGATGGCGGACCGGGATTTTCTGGTGCGCGCCCAGGCTGCGCGCGAATTGCACAGGCTGTTTTCCTCGCCCAAAGCCGCGGCGGCCTGCGGGCTGTCCGCCGCGATGCGCGACGCGAAGTTTTCCGCCCCGCTTTCCGGCGCGGTTGCGGCGGCGCTGTCGGACGGATATGAGGATGTCCGCGCCGCCGCCGCCGCGCTGGCGGGCGACACCGGCGGGGCGGAGCTTAAGGAAAAGCTGGCCGGGCTTGTGCGCTCGGAGCGGGATATACCGGTGGCCGCGCAGGCGGCGGGCTCCCTGGCGCGGCTGGGCGACGGGCGGGGGGTGAAGTATCTGCTTTCCCTGATGGCTTCCGGCGATGATGGCGCGCGCGAGTTGGCCGCCGGAATGCTTGCCGGCGCGGGCGACGCGCGGGCCGACGGCGCGCTGCGCAAGCTGGCCGGCGACGCCAGCACCGGCGTGCGCCGCGCCGCGCAACTGTCGCTGCAGCACCGCCGGCGCGAACCGGCTGTTATAAATTAG
- the deoC gene encoding deoxyribose-phosphate aldolase: MTLPDAAGLAGIIDHTLLKASATPADIEKLAAEALQHRFASVCVNPCHAALCARLLKNSPVKVCVVIGFPLGANTSAVKAEEARSAAADGADELDMVINIGALRSGGDGLVQSDIEAVRRAVPGKILKVIIETAYLTDAEKTRACLLAKRAGADFVKTSTGFAPSGATAADIALMRAAVGPDMGVKASGGIKDAAFALALVKAGATRLGTSSGAAIVSGREGGAY, encoded by the coding sequence ATGACGCTTCCCGACGCCGCCGGCCTGGCCGGCATCATAGACCATACTCTGCTAAAGGCTTCTGCCACGCCGGCGGACATTGAAAAACTGGCCGCGGAGGCGCTGCAACACCGTTTCGCCTCCGTGTGCGTAAATCCCTGCCATGCCGCGTTGTGCGCGCGGCTGTTGAAAAATTCTCCGGTCAAAGTCTGTGTCGTTATAGGCTTTCCGCTTGGCGCCAACACTTCCGCCGTCAAGGCCGAGGAGGCGCGCTCCGCCGCCGCCGATGGCGCCGACGAGTTGGACATGGTGATTAACATCGGCGCGCTCAGGTCCGGCGGCGACGGGCTTGTCCAGTCCGATATAGAGGCGGTGCGCCGCGCCGTCCCTGGGAAAATTCTGAAAGTCATAATTGAAACCGCGTACCTGACCGATGCGGAAAAAACGCGCGCCTGCCTGCTGGCCAAACGCGCCGGCGCGGATTTCGTGAAAACCTCCACCGGATTTGCGCCTTCCGGCGCTACTGCGGCGGATATAGCGCTGATGCGCGCCGCCGTCGGGCCGGACATGGGGGTGAAAGCCTCCGGCGGGATAAAGGACGCGGCTTTTGCGCTGGCGCTGGTAAAAGCCGGGGCGACGCGCCTTGGCACCAGTTCCGGCGCGGCGATAGTTTCCGGCCGGGAGGGCGGCGCGTATTAG
- a CDS encoding DnaA/Hda family protein, whose amino-acid sequence MITYWEIRPEPSVRDSRRHALYIDGDKEDVAAILLKLGNHCGRPRRVAEPYTYRFYIHSADAELLDNAADIMAAAAAESQRRARRAAYSRRRPLQNPAPGFRPPPAVVPEEAPPAPAQEENPPDAPAFAGPDPTAFMSKTDGGIESPAQAAQPEGAAAPPQNSVEEEKPPLDMEVFMQAGAITSFPGTVSEGGVIQLEEPSAEGQAGPDGADVFVRRAANETWTAPSFSGLGPPEQPRPMQEAQQPFPGAEPGAEPFVISPRDTERQAFEIFGSVQEDAARAEEEIIPPRPWSLEMPVNPLYTFDTLVVGANRFAHAAANSVVENPGGMYNPLVIFGPAGSGKTHFINAVAYALLPVLGQEALFFTDGARFSRGMEQLASGGADELKNLAERTRAVFIDDIDLMSVSDANRVSAAQWLDSAVKGGKQIVVASSLPPEQLVALEENLGFKFDTGWSAELKCPSGKFYGAIVSKMMESSGIALSDESVFRLFGKSQMPLDAVRRIIADALKLEKLSAAAGGAAVQRADAFDMLLAADGGGDKSLPDVPELQRAADSDFSGREWGRWAFLCQTGDLRYVRWAALSLTERAREMKLEGGFEITLAREYDYARMADAAYDLAEACRGARVKSAVILLPADGKKAARDEFARLVRHILEAAGTFCATLEMEQLKSPSAYSRILLDLI is encoded by the coding sequence ATGATAACATACTGGGAGATACGTCCTGAGCCTTCCGTGCGCGACAGCCGCCGCCACGCGCTTTACATAGACGGCGACAAAGAAGATGTCGCTGCCATCCTTCTTAAACTCGGCAACCACTGCGGCCGGCCCCGCCGCGTGGCCGAGCCTTACACCTACCGCTTCTACATACATTCCGCCGACGCCGAACTGCTGGACAACGCCGCCGATATAATGGCCGCCGCCGCCGCCGAATCCCAGCGGCGCGCCAGGCGGGCCGCCTACTCCCGCCGCAGGCCGCTGCAAAATCCCGCGCCGGGATTCCGTCCGCCGCCCGCCGTGGTGCCGGAGGAGGCGCCGCCCGCCCCGGCGCAGGAGGAAAACCCGCCGGACGCTCCGGCATTTGCCGGGCCGGACCCTACGGCATTTATGAGCAAGACGGACGGCGGGATTGAGTCTCCGGCGCAGGCCGCGCAGCCGGAAGGCGCCGCCGCACCGCCGCAAAATTCCGTAGAAGAGGAAAAGCCGCCTCTGGATATGGAGGTGTTCATGCAGGCGGGCGCCATAACGTCGTTTCCGGGAACCGTCAGCGAGGGCGGCGTTATCCAGCTTGAAGAGCCGTCCGCGGAGGGGCAGGCCGGGCCGGACGGCGCGGATGTTTTCGTCCGCCGGGCCGCGAATGAAACCTGGACCGCGCCCAGTTTCTCCGGACTGGGCCCGCCGGAACAGCCCCGGCCCATGCAGGAAGCGCAGCAGCCGTTTCCCGGCGCGGAGCCGGGCGCGGAGCCTTTTGTGATTTCGCCCCGGGACACCGAGCGGCAGGCGTTTGAAATATTCGGCAGCGTTCAGGAGGATGCGGCGCGCGCCGAAGAGGAGATAATCCCTCCCCGCCCGTGGTCGCTGGAAATGCCTGTCAACCCCCTCTACACCTTTGACACGCTGGTGGTGGGGGCCAACCGCTTTGCGCATGCGGCGGCAAATTCCGTGGTTGAAAATCCCGGGGGCATGTACAACCCTCTTGTCATTTTCGGGCCCGCTGGCAGCGGCAAAACCCATTTCATAAACGCGGTGGCTTATGCGCTTTTACCGGTGCTGGGGCAGGAGGCGCTGTTTTTCACCGACGGCGCGCGCTTTTCCCGCGGGATGGAGCAGCTTGCCTCCGGCGGAGCGGACGAGCTTAAGAACCTGGCGGAACGGACAAGGGCGGTGTTTATAGACGATATAGACCTTATGTCCGTTTCTGACGCCAACAGGGTGTCTGCGGCGCAGTGGCTGGATTCCGCCGTTAAGGGGGGAAAGCAGATAGTGGTCGCTTCCAGCCTGCCGCCGGAGCAGCTCGTGGCGCTGGAGGAAAATCTGGGTTTCAAGTTCGATACCGGCTGGTCGGCGGAATTAAAGTGCCCGTCCGGAAAATTTTACGGCGCGATAGTCTCAAAAATGATGGAAAGCAGCGGCATCGCCCTGTCGGACGAAAGCGTGTTCAGGCTTTTCGGCAAGTCGCAGATGCCGCTTGATGCCGTAAGGCGCATAATAGCCGATGCGCTGAAACTTGAAAAACTGTCCGCCGCCGCAGGCGGCGCGGCCGTGCAGCGCGCCGATGCGTTTGACATGCTTCTGGCTGCGGACGGCGGCGGGGACAAGTCGTTGCCGGACGTGCCGGAGCTTCAGCGCGCCGCGGATTCTGATTTTTCAGGGCGCGAATGGGGCCGCTGGGCGTTTCTGTGCCAGACCGGAGATTTGCGGTATGTGCGCTGGGCGGCGCTTTCGCTGACCGAGCGTGCCCGCGAAATGAAGCTGGAAGGCGGTTTCGAAATCACCCTTGCCCGGGAATACGATTATGCCCGCATGGCCGACGCCGCCTATGATTTGGCCGAAGCCTGCCGCGGCGCCCGCGTGAAATCCGCAGTGATTCTGCTGCCCGCGGACGGGAAAAAGGCCGCGCGCGACGAATTCGCCAGGCTGGTGCGCCATATTCTGGAAGCTGCGGGAACGTTCTGCGCCACGCTTGAGATGGAGCAGTTGAAATCGCCGTCCGCATACTCGCGTATACTGCTGGATTTGATTTGA